TACCACCTGACCAAGGCCGCCGCTTGGGCCATGACCAACGGCGTCCGCCTGGAGCTCGCCGAGCAGGGCACGCTCGTGACAGCGGTGCACCTCGGCCTGGCCGACACCGACATGGCCGCGGGCTGGCCCGTGGACAAGATCGCGCCGTCGGACCTGGCCGAAGCGGCGCTCGAGGGTGTCGAGGCGGGCTCCGCCGAGGTCCTCGCCGACCAGTGGAGTCGGGACGTCAAGTCCCGGCTGCCGCTGACGCCGGAAGAGTTCAACGCCGCAATGGACCGTGCCCTGGCGGCGCTGACGGCGGCCTGAGAGGTTCCTCGGGCCGCGCTGACTTCGGTCGGTTGCTTCTGAGATCGGCCAATCAATACTCCAGCCGCAGTTGTGGATCTTCATGTTGTGGCTCATCCGCGCGTTCGCGACCGTCTTCGACAAACGGCGCCCGCGCAGCTCGACGCCTGGATCCGCCGGGCCCGTACCTTCGGCGTCGCTCAACTGGGCAGCTTCTCAGGCGGACTTCTCGCCGATCTCGACGAGGTCGCCGCGGCCGTACCCCTGCCCTTCAGCTCGGGCGTCGCCGAAGGAAGGATCACGGACCTGAAACGAATCAAGAGGCAGATGGCCGGCCGACTTCGTCGACGCTGCGTTTACCTCTCGGCATCCTGGAGCTCGGCCAGCAGAGCGCTCTGACCGGCGAGGAGTTCGGTGAGGATGCGACGTGCCGCCCGCAGGAGTTCGGCGACATCGCCTCCGGCCAGGGCGTAACTGACCGAGGTGCCCTCGCGGATGGAGACAACGATTCCGGACCGGCGCAGCACGGCGAGCTGTTGGGAGAGATTGGACGGTTCAATGTCGATGTCGGTGAGCAGATCCCGTACGGACACCGGCCCGTTCTGCAGCAGCTCCAGAACACGGATGCGCACAGGGTGGCCGAGCATGCGGAAGAACTCTGCTTTGACCTGATAGAGGGGGCGCTGCACGGGATCGCTCACTTCCCTGACTCGGATAAGGCTGCGGACGGGCGCGGCGGCCCGGCCGCCCGGTGCACCGTCCGATTCTTTACCCGCCGGGGCACAGAAGCCGAGAGTTCGACAGATGCAGACAAAGAGACTTGAAGAACTCTGCAACTAGCGGGCAAAAATCAGGCGCCGGAGCTCAGAGCTCCAGTTGCTCCTCGGCGCGCTTGACGTGATGCCGTGCCATGGCGAGGTTCGACCGGCCCTTGTCGATGACGAGGTAGATGAACAGCCCGTTCCCGGACCTCCCGGCAACTGGGCGGATGAGGTGGTACTGGGTGCCCAGGGTGATCAGGATGTCCTCGATCTTGTCCTTGAGACCGAGCATCTGTTACATCGACGACCGGGCCTTCAAAGTGGCACGAGGGGAGTTCCATCTAGCCCGCCGACAGTTGACCGCCGGCCGGTCACGGCTATCTGGCCTTCGAAGGAGCGTACGGAAACACGGGTGAGGCGGCGGAGACCGCCTACCTGGTCAGGACCGCGTACTGGGTGTAGCGCTCCGAGGCCAGGAGAAACTGACACCCGGCAGCCAGCCACTGCCTGAAGACCTACCGGCGCCGCACACCGGCAGCGAGCAGCCGGAGCGGGACACCGCACACCACCGGCCAGAGCCCCCGGAAACCGAGCGAGTCTCCGGGGGTTCGTGCTGGGTCAGAACCGGGCATGCGTGGTGATGTCCGACTCGAATTGGTCGATCATCTGAGGCGTCACCGTGGGACGGCACTGGGCGATCGCGTCCACATAGTCCGCCGTGCTCGCGCCCGGCAATGCCTCCGCGGCGGCCGCCTGCCCGCCGACCGCGACCAGATCGCGCTCGAAGGAGCTGTGGGCGGCGATCCGCGCAGCGTGTTCGATGTCAGCGGGCGTGAACAGCTCGCTCGCTGTCACCAGTTCGTCGATGTCCACCTCCGCTCGCCCGTCCGTGTAGCGCGCCCAGATCGCCGCCCGGGCGGCCTTGTCCGGCGTACCGATCGGGATCAGGTAGTCGAACCGACCGGGACGCAAGAAGGCAGGATCCAGGGAGCGGATCGAGTTCGTCGCACACACCAGGAGCCGCTCGTCGCCCTCTCGGAAGCCCGGGATGAGCTTGAGCAGTTCGTTGGTCACCCCGTGCACCCCGCCGGGCTGCGCCGGTTCCTGCCGGACCGGGGCGATCTCCTCGACCTCGTCGATGAAGACCAGGACGCGTTCCAGCTCGGCGATCGCCGCGAACGCGGAGCGCAGCGCGGCCGCCAGATTGCCCCCATCCGCCAGCCGTGAGGGCAGGATCTCCACGAACGGCCAGCCGAGCCGCGAGGCGATCGCACGCGCGAAGGTCGTCTTGCCCGTCCCCGGCGGCCCGAACAGGCCCACCGCGCGCGGCGGTCGCACACCGTGCAGAGCCGCACGCTCCGGCTCGGCCAGCGGAAGCACGACCCGCCGTTCGATCAGGTCCTTCTCCCGCTCCATGCCGACGACCTTGGCCCACAGGTCAGCGGGCAACAGCCGGCCACCGAGATCGTCGAGAAGGCTGGCGGCGGGCCCGTGCACCGGCTCGACCTTCTCGAAGTAGGCGACGGCGGGCCGCCTGGTGTAGCCCGCGTTGAGGAGTCCATCGCCGAAAAGGTCCTCCTCGGGCAGGACATAGGAAATCCGCCCGACCCGCGCGGCGACCAGGCGGCGCTCCAGCTCTACCAGCAGTGCGCTGGCCAGGCCGCGCCCCCGCCAGGACGGGGCAATCGCGATCCGCATCACCCAGGCCCGCTCCCCCGCCACACAAGCCAGGGCCGTCCCGATGGGTACGCCCTGGTGGACAGCGACGACGCCCGGCTGGCGTGATGTCAGGGCACTGATGCACTCCGCCACGGAGAAGACGGATTCCTGGCCGAGCTCGGCAGTGGTGTCCATCAGGTGGACCACTGCGGCGAGATCGCTCTCGCGGTAGTCATGGATCAGCCAGTTCACAGGGGCCGCCCCTCGATCGTTGTGTTGTCGCGCCGGTGCGGCGAGGCTAGAGGCGGGGGAGGTCACCGGTCGTGTGCCACTGTGCACAAGGCGCGAGGGGACGATGCTACGAACCGTCACTGGGCGCAGGGGCGCCGAGCGTGCACGACGTCGCCGGCCTGCCGTGCCCCGCACTTCCGACCGCGAGGCGTTGTGGTCACCTCCACAGCGCCCTGCCCTCCTCGTGTTCGCGGGCGCGGGGCGCGGGGCGCGGGCGCGGTAGGCGATCATGCGGCGCAGGAGTGCTGTGGGCACCGGACTTGCGGTCGCCGCCCAGCGCACAGCCTTCGACGCCCAAAGCGGGCAAGGTTCCAACCGGCGCCAACACAACATCCACCTCCTGCCGGAGTACTACGGCCAGGTGGAGTCTGGACGCGAGACGGTCGACGTCGCTGCTGAGCACCGCGGACTTCGAACGCATCGACCCCGACGACCGCGCGAGAACCTGTTGGCGGCCTCCGCTATTGCTGACGTATCAATAGGGTGTCCCCCATGCCTGCCACGCTGAGTTCCACTAAAACCGCTGCCGCGCTCCGCAGATCGGCACGGGTCTCCGTCGAGTTGCTGCTGGTTCTTGTCGCCGCCATGGCGGCCCTGTGGATTCTCGGTCGGATGTGGTCGGTCCTCTGGCCGCTCATAGTGGGCCTCTTGCTCACCACACTGACGTGGCCTCTGGCCCACTTCCTACGCCGACGCGGCTGGCCCCCCGCCCTGGCCGCCTCGGTGGTGACCGTGCTGTTCCTCCTGGCCGCCGCGGGCATCGTGGCGCTGATCGCCGTGCCGGTGGCCTCCGAGTCCGGCGAACTGACCGACGGCGTGACCGAAGGTATCGAGAAGTTGCGCCAGTGGGCCGCCGGGCCACCCCTCAACATCGGCGACGCCCAGATCTCAGGCGGAGTCGACTCGGCGACCGCGCAGATCAAGGACAGCGTCGGCAGCATGGTGACCACTCTCTTCACAGGAGTGAGCACCGTGTTGAACGGGGTGGTCACCGCGATCCTGGCACTCTTCTTGATGTTCTTCTTCCTCAAGGACGGCCCGCGCTTCCTTCCGTGGCTCGCCCGTCAGCTCCCCGGCCGGCTCGCCACCGACATCCCGATCGTGGCGGCGCGCAGCTGGGACACTCTGGGCGCATTCGTACGTTCCCAGGCCTTCGTCGGCATGCTCGACGCGATCTTCATCGGTCTGGGCCTGTGGATCCTGAGTGTGCCCCTCGTGCTCCCGCTGGCGGTACTGACCTTCGTATCGGCGTTCGTGCCGATCGTGGGCGCCCTGTTCGCCGGCTTGGTGGCGGTGCTCATCGCTTTGGTGTCCAACGGTCTGACAGACGCGCTGATCGTGCTGGTGATCATCGTCGTGGTGCAGCAACTCGAGGGCAACGTGTTCCAGCCGATCATCCAAAGTCGGGGGCTGGGCCTGCACGCGGGAGTGATCCTGCTGGCGGTCACACTGGGCGCGAACCTGGCCGGCGTCGTGGGCAGCCTGCTCGCGGTACCGGTAGCGGCGCTGATCGCGGTGGTCTGGAACTATCTGCGCGAGCAGCTCAGCGACCCACCACAGGAGCCCGCGGCCGACGACACACCCCCCGCTTCCACGCCCCCTCCCAACTCCCCCTCCCATCCTCAGCCTTGATGGGGATTCACGTTTGGACTCTGACCGGAGTTCCACCGGCGGCCCGACGACACGGTGTCCGGGGCGTCGGGCGAGAGCCCAGCGGGCGCACTCCTCTTGCGAGCGAAGTCTCGCCGAACGGCCGCTGACCGGGCAGACGTTGCAGGTCTGGCTTCGAGTGTTGCGGTTGTTCTGCTACCGGCCGTCCTGTCGACGAAATACCTTCGGCGAACGGCATCGACGCTCCAGCCTCGGCACGAAGCAGTGGCTTCGTGCGGTCGCCGTCGAGTTGGGCGGCAGAGCCGGTGAACGGCCGTGCGGTTCAACTGCGCTGATGAACGGCCGTGCGGTTCAACTGCACTGAACCGGCTCGGCTGACTCATCGCGCGGTGCGGGTCAGGCGGTGGCGGCCAGGGTCTGGGCAAGGTTGTCCAGGACGTGGGGCCAGCCGTTGCCCATGCCCGCGAGAGCCTGTCGTCCCATCGGGGAGTCGAGGTCGAAGCCCG
This Streptomyces sp. NBC_01283 DNA region includes the following protein-coding sequences:
- a CDS encoding metalloregulator ArsR/SmtB family transcription factor; the encoded protein is MQRPLYQVKAEFFRMLGHPVRIRVLELLQNGPVSVRDLLTDIDIEPSNLSQQLAVLRRSGIVVSIREGTSVSYALAGGDVAELLRAARRILTELLAGQSALLAELQDAER
- a CDS encoding ATP-binding protein, whose translation is MNWLIHDYRESDLAAVVHLMDTTAELGQESVFSVAECISALTSRQPGVVAVHQGVPIGTALACVAGERAWVMRIAIAPSWRGRGLASALLVELERRLVAARVGRISYVLPEEDLFGDGLLNAGYTRRPAVAYFEKVEPVHGPAASLLDDLGGRLLPADLWAKVVGMEREKDLIERRVVLPLAEPERAALHGVRPPRAVGLFGPPGTGKTTFARAIASRLGWPFVEILPSRLADGGNLAAALRSAFAAIAELERVLVFIDEVEEIAPVRQEPAQPGGVHGVTNELLKLIPGFREGDERLLVCATNSIRSLDPAFLRPGRFDYLIPIGTPDKAARAAIWARYTDGRAEVDIDELVTASELFTPADIEHAARIAAHSSFERDLVAVGGQAAAAEALPGASTADYVDAIAQCRPTVTPQMIDQFESDITTHARF
- a CDS encoding AI-2E family transporter encodes the protein MPATLSSTKTAAALRRSARVSVELLLVLVAAMAALWILGRMWSVLWPLIVGLLLTTLTWPLAHFLRRRGWPPALAASVVTVLFLLAAAGIVALIAVPVASESGELTDGVTEGIEKLRQWAAGPPLNIGDAQISGGVDSATAQIKDSVGSMVTTLFTGVSTVLNGVVTAILALFLMFFFLKDGPRFLPWLARQLPGRLATDIPIVAARSWDTLGAFVRSQAFVGMLDAIFIGLGLWILSVPLVLPLAVLTFVSAFVPIVGALFAGLVAVLIALVSNGLTDALIVLVIIVVVQQLEGNVFQPIIQSRGLGLHAGVILLAVTLGANLAGVVGSLLAVPVAALIAVVWNYLREQLSDPPQEPAADDTPPASTPPPNSPSHPQP